Proteins found in one Cobetia sp. L2A1 genomic segment:
- a CDS encoding pseudouridine synthase, with translation MRLDRWLTRQPQLNRRLALQALAAGQVQVNGQTIRDPLHDVGPFDALHLSASDSALSACLQVARRPRHVLLNKPAGIVTACHDPEHPTVIDVLRASLKARGEDDDWLAEIHHVGRLDRATTGALLLTNDGDVSSRISDAGLEGPAKGYRMALAQPLSHTEQISAIACVAEGVLLEHDPRPTLPATLAFLAPAEARLTLHEGRHHHVKRLWRTLGNRVVWLHRESVAGLTLEGLAIGEWRELTAEECLRLGAAQSPSGD, from the coding sequence ATGCGGCTGGATCGCTGGCTGACGCGTCAGCCGCAGCTGAACCGTCGCCTCGCCTTGCAGGCGCTGGCGGCAGGGCAGGTGCAGGTTAACGGGCAGACGATACGTGACCCACTGCATGACGTGGGGCCCTTCGATGCGCTTCATCTGTCAGCGAGCGACTCTGCGTTGAGCGCTTGCTTGCAGGTCGCGCGCCGTCCGCGTCATGTGCTGCTCAACAAGCCTGCCGGCATCGTCACTGCATGCCATGACCCCGAGCATCCCACTGTCATTGACGTACTGCGTGCCTCACTCAAGGCGCGCGGCGAAGACGATGACTGGCTGGCAGAGATTCATCATGTCGGTCGGTTGGATCGCGCGACGACTGGCGCGCTATTGCTGACCAACGATGGCGATGTGTCATCACGTATCAGTGATGCCGGCCTCGAGGGCCCCGCCAAGGGGTATCGCATGGCCTTGGCGCAGCCGTTGTCACACACTGAGCAAATCAGTGCCATCGCGTGTGTGGCGGAAGGCGTATTGCTGGAGCATGATCCGCGGCCTACCCTGCCGGCGACTTTGGCGTTTCTGGCACCAGCCGAGGCACGACTGACGCTGCACGAGGGCCGCCATCATCACGTCAAGCGACTGTGGCGAACACTAGGCAATCGTGTGGTGTGGCTGCATCGTGAATCGGTCGCGGGGCTGACACTCGAGGGACTGGCCATCGGTGAGTGGCGCGAGCTGACGGCAGAGGAATGCCTACGTCTTGGGGCGGCGCAGAGTCCAAGTGGAGACTGA